Proteins from a single region of Oryza brachyantha chromosome 6, ObraRS2, whole genome shotgun sequence:
- the LOC102720887 gene encoding putative disease resistance protein RGA4, producing the protein MATASLVFAGKAVATPVISYVVNKAFIYLVNYWKAEDMESVKAEVLKMLPLVQAVFDAIDWNNIKEQSVALDAWLWELRDAIEEAEDSLDELDYHRLKEEVKARDEQEVRGSVLKLKGKLIRKITKHVPKNGMLKRLMESVEGLHKAIGGVKNFMDVVNKVGVVNQFMDYELRMKRNQFETTSRSTAIEVFGLDKEKDIIIKWLTEPTGNDPADTNLRIFTIVGHGGFGKTTLAQLIYNEKKVQNCFDICMWVSVSSHFDAPTIAKSIIEAISKEAPPANTLEALHAILEDRLISKRFFLILDNVWNDNDMDGWEKILAPLRIGGTGSIILLTTRMKSVGDMAGYALGLKVQHLKLDGLLEKDILMLFNKHAFSGLNIDCYKNCQLLGEQIVKKISGCPLAAKVIGAHLRDNMSYMYWEKILRENLHNLQLGMVGVMKVLRLSYHHLPANLQLCFRYCSIFPQGYRFGKKELVDMWLGSGIILQTMDETKTLEDIGGQCLDQLARKSFFEFTSEERDGVILEEYYAMHDVLHDLAQVVYSGECLRIEGIRSMKIAKTVRHLSVKIVDSVHLKGFCHLNN; encoded by the coding sequence ATGGCTACTGCTTCTCTCGTTTTTGCAGGCAAAGCTGTGGCAACCCCAGTTATCTCGTATGTAGTGAACAAAGCCTTCATTTATCTGGTTAACTACTGGAAAGCTGAGGACATGGAATCTGTGAAAGCAGAAGTTCTCAAGATGTTACCTCTTGTCCAAGCAGTCTTTGATGCTATTGATTGGAATAACATTAAAGAGCAGAGTGTGGCACTGGATGCATGGTTGTGGGAACTCAGGGATGCCATTGAGGAAGCTGAGGATTCACTCGATGAGTTGGATTACCATCGTTTGAAGGAGGAAGTTAAAGCCCGTGATGAACAAGAGGTGCGTGGCAGTGTCTTGAAGTTAAAAGGGAAGCTTATCAGGAAAATCACCAAGCATGTCCCCAAGAATGGCATGTTGAAGAGGTTAATGGAATCTGTTGAAGGTTTGCATAAGGCAATTGGTGGTGTAAAAAATTTCATGGATGTCGTGAATAAGGTGGGTGTTGTTAATCAGTTCATGGATTATGAGCTAAGAATGAAGCGTAATCAGTTTGAAACAACCTCAAGGTCGACGGCAATTGAGGTTTTTGGCTTGGACAAGGAGAAAGACATCATCATCAAATGGCTCACTGAGCCAACAGGTAATGATCCTGCAGACACCAATCTTCGCATTTTTACCATAGTAGGACATGGTGGTTTTGGGAAGACAACTTTAGCTCAGCTCATTTATAATGAGAAGAAAGTGCAAAATTGTTTTGACATATGCATGTGGGTATCTGTGTCTAGTCATTTTGATGCACCAACAATAGCAAAAAGTATCATTGAAGCAATTTCAAAGGAAGCCCCTCCAGCCAACACTTTGGAAGCACTGCATGCCATCCTTGAAGATAGGTTAATTTCTAAGagattttttcttattttggaCAATGTTTGGAATGACAATGACATGGATGGGTGGGAGAAAATATTAGCTCCCCTCAGAATTGGTGGAACTGGAAGTATTATTTTGCTTACGACTCGGATGAAATCTGTAGGAGATATGGCTGGTTATGCCCTTGGACTCAAGGTGCAACATCTGAAATTAGATGGTTTACTAGAGAAAGATATTTTGATGCTGTTCAACAAGCATGCATTTAGTGGTCTCAATATTGATTGCTACAAAAACTGTCAATTACTTGGTGAACAAATTGTGAAAAAGATTAGCGGATGTCCCTTGGCAGCCAAGGTTATAGGTGCACATTTAAGGgataatatgagttatatgtACTGGGAGAAAATTTTGCGGGAAAACTTGCATAATTTACAATTAGGAATGGTTGGTGTCATGAAGGTCCTTAGATTAAGCTACCATCATTTACCTGCAAACCTGCAGCTGTGCTTTAGATACTGTAGTATATTTCCACAAGGGTACAGATTTGGGAAGAAAGAGCTGGTTGATATGTGGTTGGGTTCAGGgataattttgcaaactatggatgaaacaaaaactCTAGAAGATATTGGAGGACAATGCTTGGACCAACTAGCAAGAAAATCATTCTTTGAGTTCACATCAGAAGAAAGGGATGGTGTGATTCTTGAAGAATATTATGCTATGCACGATGTATTGCATGATTTGGCACAAGTTGTTTATTCTGGGGAATGCTTGAGGATTGAAGGTATTAGATCAATGAAGATTGCAAAAACTGTTCGCCATCTGTCTGTCAAAATAGTAGATTCAGTTCATCTCAAGGGGTTTTGCCATCTTAACAACTAA
- the LOC107304414 gene encoding uncharacterized protein LOC107304414, giving the protein MQSVGSRLHQEQGGYRRGFRPRGGRSFGTWRGGFAGRSSRSRFGGNNQFGHESRSFAEGHWEDRREERKPGGKEGSKLIASSGKLEADGTQVGQQSSEGKKIEKMEGILVFSEQGRDACLLEDHKSNGEAAKLGSKVLFCSKCTQKGHVVADCVSDVFCDICESREHVNHKCPILKLPKPSVQAVGYAVEGLGFNHIHHPPLQRSKKGTKTALVKVIGGSLSKDRLIDQLQRICPGNWNWDPKISEEGAYVVPFPSRIELQRAINFGGADVKEGGVFTSVRVQFEEWFEKEEGYLLPKVWIRVFGLRKKLREYLTLWAVGSLVGATQLVDMKTTRKSDFGRIFVAVLDPAIIPRKMDVVIGDHYFELMFEMEKKGFDENGEEVEFEQEDKDGDGAKEGEKELEEEGRDLKRARNDDMVIDGKPGEDGEVRGVGSHGGQQEDEVFFADKIADQVIQVAMEKVLGEVYDKVEDEEKLRAAMSKKEKEGNEPK; this is encoded by the coding sequence ATGCAGTCAGTCGGCAGCCGCCTCCATCAGGAACAGGGTGGGTATCGCCGAGGATTTCGACCAAGAGGCGGCAGGAGCTTCGGTACATGGAGAGGGGGTTTTGCAGGAAGATCAAGTAGAAGCAGGTTCGGAGGTAATAATCAATTTGGGCACGAGAGCAGAAGCTTTGCAGAAGGACACTGGGAGGAtcgaagggaggagaggaaaccAGGAGGAAAGGAAGGAAGCAAGCTGATTGCAAGTTCAGGGAAGTTAGAAGCAGATGGGACACAAGTTGGACAGCAATCTTCAGAGGGTaagaaaattgagaaaatGGAAGGGATCCTTGTTTTTTCGGAGCAGGGTCGTGATGCATGCCTACTTGAGGACCACAAGAGCAATGGGGAAGCTGCCAAGCTAGGATCGAAGGTGTTGTTTTGCTCCAAATGCACCCAGAAAGGTCATGTTGTGGCTGATTGTGTCAGTGATGTTTTCTGTGACATTTGTGAAAGCAGAGAACATGTGAATCACAAATGTCCAATTCTTAAGTTGCCTAAACCTTCAGTCCAAGCAGTTGGATATGCAGTTGAGGGCCTGGGTTTTAACCACATTCATCATCCACCACTGCAAAGGAGCAAGAAAGGAACTAAAACAGCCTTAGTAAAGGTGATTGGAGGTTCTTTATCTAAAGACAGGCTGATTGATCAACTGCAAAGAATATGCCCAGGAAATTGGAATTGGGACCCGAAAATTAGTGAGGAAGGGGCCTATGTTGTACCTTTCCCGTCCAGAATAGAATTACAAAGGGCAATCAATTTTGGAGGGGCTGATGTCAAGGAAGGAGGTGTGTTCACTAGTGTGAGGGTTCAATTTGAAGAGTGGTTCGAAAAGGAAGAAGGCTATTTGCTCCCAAAAGTTTGGATAAGAGTGTTTGGCCTAAGGAAAAAGCTCAGAGAATACCTCACTCTTTGGGCGGTGGGCTCACTGGTGGGAGCAACACAATTAGTTGATATGAAGACAACAAGAAAAAGTGACTTTGGGAGGATTTTTGTGGCAGTGCTTGACCCTGCAATTATACCAAGAAAAATGGACGTGGTAATAGGGGATCACTATTTTGAGCTGATGtttgaaatggaaaaaaaaggcttcGATGAAAATGGAGAAGAAGTGGAATTCGAACAAGAAGACAAGGATGGGGATGGAGCAAAAGAAGGAGAGAAGGAATTGGAAGAGGAGGGCAGGGATCTGAAAAGAGCTAGAAATGATGATATGGTGATAGATGGGAAGCCTGGAGAGGATGGGGAGGTTAGAGGGGTAGGATCGCATGGAGGGCAGCAGGAAGACGAGGTTTTCTTTGCCGACAAAATAGCTGACCAAGTTATTCAAGTAGCCATGGAGAAGGTGTTAGGAGAGGTCTATGATAAGgtagaggatgaagagaaaTTGAGAGCTGCCATGTCTaagaaggaaaaggaaggaaaTGAGCCAAAGTAG
- the LOC102701361 gene encoding aspartyl protease family protein At5g10770-like: MEVLPLLLACSLLFTIATPIRDIADACTSQINGFAHLNSSGVHLTLHHPQSPCSPAPLPFNLPFSAVVTHDEARVAHLASRLASNDDASSRRPTSSLPLLHGGHRKNKASVAASLASSVPLTPGASVGVGNYVTRLGLGTPATSYVMVVDTGSSLTWLQCSPCSVSCHRQAGPVFDPRASGTYAAVQCGSSECGELQTATLNPSACSRSNVCIYQASYGDSSYSVGYLSKDTVSFGSGYFPDFYYGCGQDNEGLFGRSAGLIGLAKNKLSLFYQLAPSLGYAFSYCLPTSSAAAGYLSIGSYNPGQYSYTPMASSDLDASLYFISLSGMSVAGSPLAVSPSEYGSLPTIIDSGTVITRLPANVYTALSRAVAAAMAGAPRAPTYSILDTCFQGTAAGLRVPAVDMTFAGGATLRLAPRNVLVDVDDSTTCLAFAPTGGTAIIGNTQQQTFSVVYDVAQSRIGFAAGGCS, encoded by the exons ATGGAGGTGCTCCCCCTTCTTCTCGCTTGCTCTCTCCTCTTCACCATTGCAACCCCGATCAGGGACATCGCCGACGCTTGCACCTCACAGATCAATG GTTTCGCGCACCTGAACAGCTCCGGCGTGCACCTGACGCTGCACCACCCGCAGAGCccctgctcgccggcgcctcTGCCCTTCAACCTCCCCttctccgccgtcgtcacccaCGATGAGGCGCGCGTCGCCCACCTCGCCTCGCGCCTCGCCAGCAACGAcgacgcctcctcccgccgcccgacgtcgtctctccctctcctccacgGCGGCCACCGCAAGAACAAGGCCAGCGTCGCGGCCTCGCTGGCGTCGTCCGTGCCGCTCACGCCGGGCGCGTCGGTCGGCGTCGGGAACTACGTCACCCGCCTCGGCCTCGGTACGCCGGCCACCTCCTACGTCATGGTGGTCGACACGGGCTCGTCCCTCACCTGGCTGCAGTGCTCGCCGTGCTCGGTGTCCTGCCACCGGCAGGCCGGTCCGGTGTTTGACCCGCGCGCGTCCGGCACCTACGCCGCCGTGCAGTGCGGCTCGTCGGAGTGCGGCGAGCTCCAGACGGCGACGCTGAACCCGTCCGCCTGCTCCCGCTCCAACGTCTGCATCTACCAGGCCAGCTACGGCGACAGCTCCTACTCCGTCGGCTACCTCAGCAAAGACACCGTCTCCTTCGGCTCCGGCTACTTCCCAGACTTCTACTACGGCTGCGGCCAGGACAACGAGGGCCTCTTCGGCCGTTCCGCCGGCCTCATCGGCCTCGCCAAGAACAAGCTGTCGCTGTTCTACCAGCTCGCCCCCAGCCTCGGCTACGCCTTCTCCTACTGCCTCCcgacctcgtcggcggcggccgggtaCCTGTCCATCGGGTCCTACAACCCCGGGCAGTACTCGTACACGCCCATGGCGTCGAGCGACCTCGACGCCTCGCTCTACTTCATCAGCCTGTCCGGGATGTCGGTCGCGGGAAGCCCGCTCGCCGTGTCGCCGTCGGAGTACGGCAGCCTACCGACGATCATCGACTCCGGCACGGTGATCACGCGCCTGCCCGCGAACGTGTACACGGCGCTGAGCAgggcggtggccgcggccATGGCCGGCGCGCCCCGCGCGCCGACGTACTCGATCCTGGACACGTGCTTCCAGGGCACCGCCGCGGGGCTGCGCGTCCCGGCCGTCGACATGacgttcgccggcggcgcgacgctGAGGCTGGCGCCCCGGAACGTGCTCGTCGACGTGGACGACTCCACGACGTGCCTGGCCTTCGCGCCgaccggcggcacggcgaTCATCGGGAACACGCAGCAGCAGACGTTCAGCGTGGTCTACGACGTCGCGCAGTCCAGGATcggcttcgccgccggcggctgcaGCTGA